A part of Populus alba chromosome 8, ASM523922v2, whole genome shotgun sequence genomic DNA contains:
- the LOC118056812 gene encoding 2-methylene-furan-3-one reductase, with protein sequence MEIPSSTSIPSKMKAWVYGEYGNVSDVLKLDSNVTVPQVKEDQVLIKVVAASINPVDAKRMLGMFKASDSPVPTVPGYDVAGVVVKVGSQVKRLKVGDEVYGDINEKALDQPKRFGSLAEYTAVEENLLALKPKNLSFAEAASLPLVIETAHEGLERTGFSAGKSILVLGGAGGVGTQIIQLAKHVFGASTVAATSSTSKLELLKSLGADLAIDYTKENFEDLPEKFDVVYDAVGQCDRAVKAVKEDGSVVTIVGPVTPPALIFVLTSNGSVLDKLKPYLESGKVKPVLDPKGPFPFSQTAEAFSYLETSRAVGKVVIYPIP encoded by the exons ATGGAGATCCCATCGAGTACTTCCATTCCGTCTAAAATGAAGGCTTGGGTCTATGGTGAATATGGGAACGTTTCCGATGTCTTAAAATTAGACTCGAACGTTACAGTTCCTCAAGTGAAAGAAGATCAGGTTCTGATCAAGGTTGTTGCTGCATCCATTAATCCAGTTGATGCTAAAAGGATGCTTGGCATGTTCAAAGCCAGTGACTCTCCTGTGCCG ACTGTTCCGGGCTACGATGTGGCTGGTGTGGTGGTTAAAGTTGGAAGCCAAGTTAAAAGGCTGAAGGTAGGAGATGAAGTATACGGAGACATCAATGAGAAAGCTTTGGACCAACCCAAACGATTTGGCTCTTTAGCCGAGTACACTGCTGTTGAAGAGAATCTATTGGCTCTTAAGCCCAAAAATCTGAGTTTTGCTGAAGCAGCCAGCCTGCCCCTTGTCATTGAAACCGCTCATGAAGGTCTTGAAAGAACCGGGTTCTCTGCCGGCAAATCTATCCTTGTTTTAGGAGGTGCTGGTGGAGTTGGTACCCAAATAATTCAG CTAGCAAAGCATGTTTTTGGTGCATCTACAGTAGCAGCCACCTCTAGCACATCAAAATTGGAGTTGCTGAAAAGCTTAGGAGCAGATTTGGCCATTGATTACACCAAGGAAAACTTTGAGGACCTGCCTGAGAAGTTTGATGTAGTATATGATGCAGTTG ggCAGTGTGACAGGGCAGTCAAGGCAGTGAAAGAAGATGGAAGCGTTGTAACAATAGTTGGTCCTGTAACTCCCCCGGCTTTGATATTCGTGCTCACTTCTAATGGCTCTGTCTTGGACAAACTGAAGCCCTACCTGGAGAGTGGAAAGGTGAAGCCGGTGCTAGATCCCAAGGGTCCCTTCCCATTTTCTCAAACTGCGGAGGCATTTTCCTATCTTGAAACCAGCAGAGCTGTCGGAAAAGTGGTCATTTATCCGATCCCATGA
- the LOC118056821 gene encoding DNA-directed RNA polymerase V subunit 7, with the protein MFLKVQLPWNVIIPAENLDAKGLMLQRSIVVRLLDDFAKKRATKDLGYYLAVSTLESIGEGKVRQHTGDVLFPVVFSGITFKIFRGEILDGIVHKVLKHGVLLRCGPIENIYLSCMKMPDYRYVPGENPVFLNEKTSKIEKDVVVRFVVLGTKWLEAEREFQALVSLEGDYLGPVS; encoded by the coding sequence ATGTTTCTCAAAGTGCAGTTGCCCTGGAATGTCATAATACCTGCTGAGAACTTGGATGCCAAAGGACTAATGCTCCAAAGGTCAATTGTTGTCCGCCTTTTAGATGACTTTGCAAAAAAACGAGCCACCAAAGATCTCGGATACTATCTTGCTGTCTCGACTTTGGAGAGCATAGGGGAGGGAAAAGTCAGGCAGCACACAGGGGATGTGCTATTTCCTGTTGTCTTCAGTGGTATCACCTTCAAGATTTTCAGGGGGGAGATCTTAGATGGGATTGTTCACAAGGTGCTTAAGCATGGGGTTCTCTTGAGATGTGGGCCAATTGAGAATATCTACCTCTCTTGTATGAAAATGCCTGATTACCGCTATGTGCCTGGAGAGAATCCAGTATTCTTGAATGAAAAGACATCAAAGATTGAAAAGGATGTGGTGGTTCGTTTTGTTGTGCTTGGAACAAAGTGGCTAGAGGCAGAGAGGGAATTCCAGGCTTTGGTCAGTTTAGAGGGCGATTATCTTGGACCGGTGTCTTAA